In the Quercus lobata isolate SW786 chromosome 5, ValleyOak3.0 Primary Assembly, whole genome shotgun sequence genome, one interval contains:
- the LOC115993160 gene encoding anoctamin-like protein At1g73020, translating into MNIIEEEQTAFEIGVVVPKRNVEEENEDCNCLEVLVDEFTKVGFIVERVQGVADEFIKLAAPLETLGRAAAELKLKKRTHIGMDLQFEWEEVDAFVKQHDGSLFSWFERFHCYNHLIYGIVNKSKSAVTLTYDGKEFCWEVGENLVPKLESVHFIKQVFPLHDEIKRKKLLKNWALNWWDITDQPIDEIYSYFGAKIAIYFAFLGMYTRWMFFPAAFAITVQLIDFGSLQLLVLPIFFIGIILWAVMFSQFWKRKNSALLARWQISYSVGVEPGYKLLGMEWGSLQTPVKALRKWGTDKTNEKEVYQRSEWFGHLLRFRNDAIVIMSIIFLQLPFELAYAHLYEVIVSDVMKFGLTAVYLFAIQRFTRIGGKISVKLIKYENNETAEKRADSLVYKVFGLYFMQTYIGVFYHALLHRNFLTLRQVLIQRLLISEVLENLLENSLPYLKYSYKKYRVRKKKRCEKGSSTGKIQFSSRVEKEYLKPSYTASIGEELEDGLFDDCLELALQFGMIMMFACAFPLAFAFATLNNITEIRTDALKLLAMLKRPVPRAATTIGAWLNIFQFLIVMSICTNCAFLAWFYDHEGKWSIEPGLAIILVIEHILLLIKFGFSRFVPEEPAWVRANRVKNATQAQDVCSKQLLRTISGGRKMFGKVKESEKNDL; encoded by the exons ATGAATATAATCGAGGAGGAGCAAACTGCTTTTGAAATAGGGGTGGTGGTTCCAAAGAGGAATGTGGAGGAAGAAAATGAGGATTGTAACTGTTTGGAGGTTCTTGTTGATGAGTTCACGAAGGTTGGTTTCATTGTTGAGAGAGTCCAAGGTGTTGCTGATGAGTTCATCAAG CTGGCAGCACCTTTGGAGACTTTGGGGAGGGCTGCTGCTGagttaaaattaaagaaaaggacCCATATTG GTATGGATCTACAATTTGAATGGGAGGAGGTTGATGCTTTTGTGAAACAGCATGATGGTTCATTGTTCAGTTGGTTTGAGCGTTTTCATTGCTACAATCACTTAATATATGGGATT GTGAACAAGAGCAAGTCGGCTGTAACTTTAACGTATGATGGAAAAGAGTTCTGTTGGGAAGTTGGTGAAAATTTAGTTCCAAAATTGGAATCAGTGCATTTCATAAAACAAGTCTTTCCTTTGCATG ATGAAATAAAGAGGAAGAAACTCCTTAAGAATTGGGCACTGAACTGGTGGGACATTACAGACCAACCAATCGATGAGATTTATTCATATTTTGGGGCAAAG ATTGCAATCTATTTTGCTTTCCTTGGAATGTATACACGATGGATGTTCTTCCCGGCTGCATTTGCTATCACTGTGCAGCtgattgattttgg GTCATTGCAGTTATTGGTGCTCCCTATTTTCTTCATAGGCATAATATTATGGGCTGTAATGTTTTCCCAGTTCTGGAAACGTAAAAACTCCGCCCTTTTGGCCAG ATGGCAAATCAGTTATTCAGTTGGAGTGGAGCCCGGATATAAACTTCTGGGCATGGAGTGGGGTTCCTTACAGACACCTGTAAAAGCATTAAGAAAATGGGGGACTGATAAAACAAACGAGAAAGAAGTGTACCAAAGAAGTGAGTGGTTTGGACATCTCCTGAGATTCAGAAATGATGCTATAGTTATCATGAGTATTATATTCCTTCAGCTGCCATTTGAGTTGGCATATGCTCATCTTTACGAGGTTATTGTCTCTGATGTTATGAA gtTTGGGCTGACAGCTGTTTATCTGTTTGCTATTCAGCGTTTTACACGGATTGGAGGTAAGATATCGGTTAAGCTCATTAAGTATGAAAACAATGAAACTGCAGAAAAAAGGGCTGACAGCTTGGTCTACAAG GTCTTTGGTCTTTATTTCATGCAGACATATATTGGAGTTTTCTATCATGCTCTCTTGCACCGCAATTTTTTGACTCTCCGCCAAGTCTTGATTCAGCGTCTTCTTATATCTGAG GTTTTGGAGAACTTGTTGGAGAACTCTTTACCCTATCTTAAGTACAGCTACAAAAAATACAGAGTCCG aaagaagaaaagatgtgAAAAAGGATCATCAACAGGGAAGATCCAGTTTTCTTCAAGAGTAGAGAAAGAGTACCTGAAACCTTCTTACACAGCAAGCATTGGTGAGGAGCTTGAAGATGGGCTGTTTGATG ACTGTTTGGAGCTGGCTTTACAGTTTGGAATGATCATGATGTTTGCTTGTGCATTCCCCCTCGCATTTGCCTTTGCTACTTTG AACAACATTACAGAAATTAGAACAGATGCATTAAAGCTGCTTGCCATGTTAAAAAGGCCTGTCCCTCGTGCTGCCACGACGATTGGTGCTTGGCTGAACATTTTTCAG TTCCTGATAGTAATGTCAATATGCACCAACTGCGCATTTCTAGCATGGTTTTATGATCATGAGGGGAAATGGAGCATAGAGCCTGGACTTGCAATAATTTTGGTCATTGAACATATCCTCCTGTTGATTAAGTTTGGATTCTCCCGCTTTGTTCCTGAG GAACCTGCGTGGGTTAGAGCCAATCGTGTGAAAAATGCCACACAGGCACAGGATGTGTGTTCAAAACAGCTCTTGAGAACCATTTCTGGTGGCAGAAAGATGTTTGGCAAGGTAAAAGAGAGTGAGAAGAATGACTTGTGA
- the LOC115992321 gene encoding eukaryotic peptide chain release factor subunit 1-3: protein MADAQETDKNIEIWKIKKLIKALEAARGNGTSMISLIMPPRDQISRVTKMLGDEFGTASNIKSRVNRQSVLGAITSAQQRLKLYNKVPPNGLVLYTGTIVTEDGKEKKVTIDFEPFKPINASLYLCDNKFHTEALNELLESDDKFGFIVMDGNGTLFGTLSGNTREVLHKFTVDLPKKHGRGGQSALRFARLRMEKRHNYVRKTAELATQFFINPATSQPNVAGLILAGSADFKTELSQSDMFDPRLQAKILNVVDVSYGGENGFNQAIELSSEILSNVKFIQEKRLIGKYFEEISQDTGKYVFGVDDTLKTLEMGAVETLIVWENLDINRYVLKNSTTGEILIKHLNKEQEADQSNFRDSATSSELEVQEKLPLLEWFANEYKRFGCTLEFVTNKSQEGSQFCRGFGGIGGILRYQLDIRSFDEVSDDGEVYEDSD, encoded by the coding sequence ATGGCAGATGCTCAAGAAACAGATAAGAACATTGAGATATGGAAAATCAAGAAGTTGATCAAAGCATTGGAAGCTGCAAGAGGCAATGGTACCAGCATGATTTCTCTTATTATGCCTCCCCGTGATCAAATATCTCGGGTCACTAAGATGTTAGGTGATGAATTTGGAACTGCTTCAAACATCAAAAGTAGGGTGAACCGTCAGTCAGTGTTGGGGGCCATTACTTCTGCTCAACAGAGGCTAAAGCTTTATAACAAGGTTCCTCCCAATGGGCTGGTGCTTTATACCGGAACAATTGTTACTGAAGATGGCAAGGAAAAGAAGGTTACGATTGACTTTGAGCCTTTTAAGCCTATAAATGCATCACTCTACCTCTGTGACAATAAGTTTCACACAGAAGCTCTAAATGAACTTTTAGAATCTGATGACAAGTTTGGTTTTATAGTCATGGATGGAAATGGCACCCTTTTTGGGACATTGAGTGGAAACACAAGAGAAGTGCTTCATAAGTTCACAGTCGATCTACCAAAGAAGCATGGCAGAGGAGGGCAGTCAGCTCTACGTTTTGCTCGTCTTCGAATGGAAAAGCGCCACAACTATGTAAGAAAGACTGCAGAACTTGCAACACAGTTCTTCATTAATCCTGCTACAAGTCAGCCTAATGTTGCTGGACTTATACTTGCTGGTTCAGCTGACTTCAAGACTGAGCTCAGTCAGTCAGATATGTTTGATCCTCGATTACAAGCAAAGATATTGAATGTGGTTGATGTTTCTTATGGAGGGGAAAATGGTTTCAATCAAGCCATTGAGCTTTCCTCAGAAATTCTATCCAATGTGAAGTTTATACAAGAGAAACGCTTGATTGGCAAATACTTCGAGGAGATCAGTCAGGATACTGGTAAATATGTCTTTGGTGTTGATGACACGTTGAAGACTCTAGAAATGGGTGCTGTGGAAACCCTCATTGTGTGGGAAAACTTGGATATTAACAGGTATGTGTTGAAAAACAGTACCACAGGTGAGATTCTTATAAAGCACCTGAACAAGGAACAAGAGGCTGATCAGAGCAACTTCCGGGATTCAGCCACCTCCTCAGAGTTGGAGGTTCAGGAGAAGTTGCCCTTACTTGAATGGTTTGCGAATGAGTACAAGCGGTTTGGTTGCACACTTGAATTTGTCACCAACAAATCCCAAGAGGGATCACAATTTTGCAGAGGGTTTGGTGGTATCGGGGGTATACTTCGTTACCAGCTTGACATAAGATCCTTTGATGAGGTATCCGATGATGGAGAAGTATATGAGGATTCCGATTAA